A single genomic interval of Symbiobacterium terraclitae harbors:
- a CDS encoding hotdog fold thioesterase, protein MDQKPYTDGTMVETLGIVLEEVTPERVVATMPVDHRTRQPFGLLHGGASVALAETVASIGAALNAGEGRTAVGMEINANHIRSKREGTVRAVATPAHIGRSTSVWEIRITDEEGQLICLSRCTLAFVDLK, encoded by the coding sequence ATGGATCAGAAACCCTACACGGACGGCACGATGGTGGAGACGCTGGGCATCGTGCTGGAGGAGGTCACGCCGGAGCGGGTCGTCGCCACGATGCCGGTGGATCACCGCACCCGCCAGCCCTTCGGCCTGCTGCACGGCGGCGCCTCGGTGGCGCTGGCGGAGACGGTGGCCTCCATCGGCGCGGCGCTGAACGCCGGCGAGGGGCGTACGGCGGTCGGCATGGAGATCAACGCCAACCACATCCGCTCCAAGCGGGAGGGCACCGTGCGGGCGGTGGCCACGCCGGCACACATCGGCCGCAGCACCAGCGTATGGGAGATCCGCATCACCGACGAGGAAGGGCAGCTGATCTGCCTCTCCCGGTGCACGCTGGCATTCGTCGACCTCAAGTGA